In Ananas comosus cultivar F153 linkage group 7, ASM154086v1, whole genome shotgun sequence, the sequence AATTGCAATGGAAGAAGAAATGGAGTCAATGAAATCCAACGATGTCTGGGACTTGGTTGATCTGCCACTAGGGCGCAAGACTATAGGGAACAAATGGGTTTTCAAAATCAAGCGCAAGGCAAATGGATCCATTCAAAGGTATAAGGCTTGCCTAGTGGCGAAAGGTTATACTCAACCAGAGGGTATTGATTACGTGGAAACCTTTTCACCAGTACGTTTTACCTCCATCCGTCTAATTCTTGCCATAGTAACTCATTTAGATTTGGAGTTACATCAAATAGATGTTAAAACAGTTTTTCTCAATGGTGAGCTAGATGAAGAAATTTATATGGATCAACCTTTAGGTTTTGAAGTTGATggccaaaaaaataaagtttgtaaactaaaaaaaaggTCCATTAACAGAACATTACGAACCCATTAAGTTCATGTTCAATTCATCGTACTCTCCTTTTCCGaaacgaagaagaaaaaaatagagcaaTCTTCATATTATTAATTCTCATTATAAGATTGACAATACAAGTCAAAGAATTTAGAAACAAATTCTCACTTTAGATTTAAATCATGTATTCAATCTCAAGAGAAgcaattttatacaaatttctCATGTATAAAAAGAAAGTCATTCATAATAGTTTCTATCACAGAAATAATTCAGAGTTAAAGATTTGGTTTAAACATGTTCTTCTACCAATGAGATTTCTCTCCGTATCACTGAATTCCTAAAGTTTACTCTCTTCTTGGAGGATTTGGCATTTGGGTTGTGGAAACTAGTgcaatttctattttttgatcTTGCATTTGATCCGTTGGAGCGAGTTATCACGATCTTCGAATCAGAATTGAGGtattttatagattaaattttactttcattggtatcagagccaaaatATTTGTCCTTCTTATAGCACTTGTAATGTAATGACGATTATATACATCCCTGAATTTCGATACCAGATCACCATAAGATAATATGAAATCatacttatttttaaatatattccacCAAGTTTTAGCCCAATAATCTGGTATTGAATTTCTCAACACAAGTGCTCTCTGAAAATCTTTAATGATATAATCGTCATTTTCAAGCATATTGAACAAGTCGTCTAAAAACGATATATTTTATTCCATGGAGTGTGACGGATTCATCTTATAAGTCATGATGGGGCGCAATAGTCTATCACCACATCTTCCCCTCAAGACTCTCTTAGTCTGAATAGTACATGCcataacaaacaaaaaatttaacattCATGAACATGccatatttaacaaaatttaactatcATTAGCTCGTAAAATTTTCaatgtaaatattttatctacaaTATTATGGCATCAATCAATACATTATGATgtcaattaaataaaataaattaattcataatttgcTAAAACTATACATGAGTTTAAAATAATTGAAGCATTATAAAATAGTCCATTAATAAAATAACCATTATAAAATagtccattaaaaaaataaaatagcaaattgTTCTATGCAAGAATTGAACCCTTAACTTCATTTATAACAAAGACTTCACTTTGCTGCAACCAGCCAACAAGTCAAGTGTCAGGATATTAAGTACATACcaactttaatatatatatatatatatagtttcggTCGTACCATATTATTACAATCCAATAACCCGTTTATATTAGATTGGatcttggaaaaaaaaagggtcaattAACAGAATATTACGAACCCATTAAGTCCGTGTTCAATTCATCGtacttttcttttccaaaacgaagaagaaaaaaatagagcaaTTATAACATGTCtctggtttttttaaaaaatgaatgtaTATTTGTCTCATCTCAGCACGCCTTCTTCGTGTCTGAGGCAGTCGCTTGTGTGAGAAAGCCGACTACAGCCTGGTGACATATCTTTTAGATATCACATATTTTTTGCTAGTATCAATGTATACTCTTCACATAGATAATAGAGTAGAGTGCAAACTTCATTAATACAATGTACTAATACAACATTGTATGATCAATCTTAAAGTATAGTACATCATATTCTACGCAATCCTAATGATTCAACATGTGATCTGAACACATCTCTTGTCAGAGGTTTCGTGAATGGATCAGCAACCATCAGATGCgtagatatatattatagaaacaCATCCTTTTGTGCCATAATGTctcttataaaattattttttatatctatgtGCTTTGTTCTTCCATGATATTTCGGATAATCTATAAAATACCTCAATTTTGATTCGAAGATCGTGATAAAATAGGATCAAACCAAACCACTCGCTCCAACGGATCAAATGTAAGATCACAAGATGGAAATTGCACTAGTTTCCACAATCCAAATGTCAAATCCTCCAAGAAGAGAGTAAACTTTAGGAATTCAGTGATGCGGAGAGAAATCTCGTTggtagaagaagaagcagaatgTTAGGATTTTTCTTTCACGttacattccttcttttctctctgCACGTTTGTAACTGCACGTACTAGGTGGTTTCCCAACCAACTAAGAAAACCACCTCTTAATGGGTCGGGTCGGATTTGTCCATCATGGGCGACCGGAAACCCGATTAAAAAACCAACAAGGAGATCATACGATGTATCAAGAAAAGAATGAAGGAATGTAAATGTAGCTTGTGGTTGAATGCATGCATgtgattaaaaaataatcattgtACTTATATGGATgattagtttagtactttcacttttggctatgcttgccctcgtgcaagccatgtatgtCTATGTTTCCGCTTATGCAATCTATATACATGATctatacttgtgttgagccttgggcggataggggagaaCAGTCAGGTGAGGGAGACCGAAGGGTCCCCCACTGGCGTAGGATTCGCCGATTGAGAATATATAGGATTCGCCGAATGAGAACAAATAGGGTGAATTTATAACTACAGCAATACAGTTGGTCGGTCGGAGTATGTGTTTGGTACGGGTGGGCCCCCTGCGGTTGTTATCTTTGTGAAAGGGTGCTATGGGTTATAGTTGGTCGGTCGGAGTATGTAAGTAATAAACCGTATGTAAGTAATAAACCTTAAATCTAATCACCACATAGAATATAGATATAACATAATAGTAAGATCCTCAATTTGGATTTGTAAATTTACTGAAATTGAAACTGTTAAGAGTTATCTTGTTAGGAGTAAACAAATATAAAGagttaaataaattatcaaGAGTTAAATAAATGGCAAGTAGGGGATATAATAATCCTTATATCTTTGTAAGTAATATTCTATGTGATTAAACTTACTACAAATTATCAAAACATACAAATCAATTGTACTTATAACATGTTACTTGTCACTTGTTAGTTTACCTTTTGTCAATTGATTTGTATGTTTTGATAATTTGTAGTAAGTTTAATCACATAGAATATTACTTACAAAGATATAAGGATTATTATATCCCCTACTTGCCATTTATTTAACTCttgataatttatttaactCTTTATATTTGTTTACTCCTAACAAGATAACTCTTAACAGTTTCAATTTCAGTAAATTTACAAATCCAAATTGAGGATCTTACTATTATGTTATATCTATATTCTATGTGGTGATTAGATTTAAGGTTTATTACTTACATACGGTTTATTACTTACATACTCCGACCGACCAACTATAACCCatttgataataaataatagtCTATTCGACAATTGTCATTATAATTTGCCTCTTAATATCCATATTGTTGTAATGGATGCAAATAAGATGTGTACTTGAACCGATGAAAAATGACTCAATTGTTTCAAATTATTGATAATATTATATTGTTGGTACAATCTTTTTGATGCATAAATAAGCGAAATTATTGCAATTCATCTCGAATGATTACAATTTCTTTATTCTAGTCAATATTAAATGATTCAGAGTTAATAAGAGTTCATCATGAAGAACAAATAATTTCCAGCTGATCAAAATAAGATATCTGTCTCTTTCGATATAGTTTGGCTCCACGATTTTCCTATGTAAAAGacaaataaatagaataaattagaaCCAATTACCTAGAAAGTTATTGTAAATGAAATAACAAAGCAACATACCATAATATATTCATTCCATTCAGCATCGGTAGCAATTACTAAATGAGTTTTATCATCCCAGCTAAACTTCGGATGCTTCCTCAGATTGCTCACTATTTGATATTCGTTCTTGTAAAATTTTAGACGCTTTTCCAAATCATTAATATTGCATCTCAAACCAGTTGCTTTTATAAACTTTGCCATAATGTCATGCCAAACATTTTCTTTAAAGTCTTGTCCCTTTTTGCCACCATTAAGAGTATGCTTGACCATCAAATCAAGAAGTGTTATATCATAATTTTTCTCCCAAATGATTGAAGGCTGATCAGTCATCTTGATCTTTTTCCTTGATAATATTTTACGATGCTCTAtgctataaaaataagaatcaaAAGAGAAGCGAGTCAATATACATTCTTATCATTCTATATTCTACCAAAAGGGGTATAttcattcttgttcttatttgCTACAAAAAATTCTATAAGAACTCCAAGTTAATTACTGCTATTGATATAGGAAATATCAATTTTCATTTAATAATGAACAACAAAAtgaattttttaactataaagTGATAAACAAATCTATAGTTTCCCAATTTGTTAAGAGTTGATTACATTTGAAACTACAAGGCAGCATGTTAAACAAAAGTTAAATACAATAGATTTAAGAAGAATCTAACAATGAACTGAAACACAAATTTCACTACATATAACTCATTCAATAATCATAATTTGACTAAAATCATTATGAATTTATTACAAATCACTGAATAAACTTTTGATAGCCATAAATAGAAAATACCTTTCATCTTCTCTCTTTGTCATCACTTAACCTCTTTTTTGAAATTTCGAAAGATAgattctctctatatatacaatttacaaataatagagcaagtggcaaatggcttggtggttggcatccgagacccaagttcgaatcttagttgatttatatttctagctaagtttatttctaaatgaaataaacaaagcaggtagcgtgctacctatccctcaaaaaaaatatttaggaaAACATTAGATAGACCCTTGGGGTTactgcattctttactttagtatcttatgattAATTTTAACTGTATCTGTTGGCATTCAGTTAAATCGAATCAGGCGCGCCCATGATCGAGCTCGATCCGACGGttattatgttgtctaattGGACTAGggttaatctcgcttttaaattggaaagctaattagagataaattctaatcatattaggataacaattaataactgaTTTGACTTTATCTCTTACAcacctattaggattttggaatggCTTATAAATACGGGCGATCTCACATAAAAGGAATAAGAGGAAAaataagaaggaagaaaaaaaagagaataagaaaatcaagagagaaaaataagaaaccacatcctctattaacctattattctagagggtcttgaacggtggatcgaagatcgtgctcgtttgtagttcgatccaccgcgagtttggaGCGATAGAATATTTTTGaggacgatccgaggacacgtgaatcaacctctacgatccgggctcatcgcgttctagcgcgaatcgcttccgcaaaaaggtacaaatgaatacttccgctgcattcaacattggtatcagagccttatAAGGTTGATTTCGTGCCCTAAATTATCACTTCAAAAAGATTGCATGCGTAGATTTAAATCTATTATTGTTTGGATTTTTCTTCTTGCATGCTTGTGAGCGTTAATGGCGGTTTTTTCCAGAGTGGatatttttgcatgattttttcACATCTTGAAGCACCGATGTtgtagattaaatttaaaaagtttgatttaatttggttttgtattttatgagagaaacgaaaccctaaatcgAAACTTTGCGAGCGGCTTGTTCGATGTGTGATCCATTGTAAGATAACGAATCCTCGACGCGTAAAGCCGAACTTTGGTCGAAATTGACCGAAGTATGGTATTGGACGCTTTAAAGAGGTCCGTTGAGTGTTCCGAGTGATCGGAATGACTTCTAGGGGTATGAGGGACCAAAAGGGACCGTGGAGAGCAAGATTTGAGAATTtcgaaaatttttgaatttttggtgctctcggggtccggaccctgcattagggtccggaccccataCACGGGAAAACGTGGAAAATTGCAAAAGGGTCATTTGTGTAAGGGGCTAAGTGCATTGTGCAAGTGGGAGTGTATATAGATGAGTTTTATcctattttctctcatttcccctcCACACCCCAACAAAAGAGAAAACCTTTCTCTCCCtaaactctctcactctctcctaAGGTGGCTCCAAGAGGTGgagtttgaaagttttgagaagcccaaggatctatctagattgtatctatcacctagaggggggtgaataggtgaacggccaaaaaccacaaatctcgatgcaataaaaataaatgtgaaaaataaaaagcacaccgagatttacgtgggaaaactccaacttggagaaaaacccacgggaccaacacgcgaaaaaataattcactaagagaaaagattacaaggtgattaccgactccacggactcaacctctcttaacctcctatgaatcttcgcgctaccctccNcactagtaataataactgggcttaagcattttgggctggtggttgggcccaatgagttatttttgctagtgggctgggtcgttacatggATTGACTTATAGGGGTATGAGAGACCAAAGAGGGCCTTGGAGAGCAAGATTTgagaattttgaaaattttcaaatttgtggTGCTCTGGGGGTCCGAATCCTGCacgtagggtccggaccctgttggcttaaatgggccagcatcctgccctgtggcgggaggccatgtgggccgagtcatgttcgaaatggcgtgaggcttggttgggccgagtcatgttcgaagtggcgtgaggccaggtgggccgagtcacaatcgagacccgtgggcgctgtttctgtacgctttaagtgaattggttgcgtatttctaacagctcgagcttttgggattaatggttagcgccaacgatccgacaagtggtatcaaagccagAGGTCACGAGTTTgattcctgcatgctgcaaatgtgtgcaggtgctggaggggggattgttggcttaaatgggccagcatcctgccctgtggtgggaggccatgtgggccgagtcatgttcgaaatggcgtgaggctaggttgggtcgagtcatgtacgaagtggcgtgaggccaggtgggccgagtcacaatcgagacccgtgggcgctgtttctgtacgctttaagtgaattggttgcgtatttctaacagctcgagcttttgggattaatggttagcgccaacgatccgacagacCCCGTACACGGGAAAACGTGAAAAATTGCAAAAGGGTCATTTGTATGGGGGGCTAAGTGCATTGTGCAAGTGGGAGTGTATATAGATGGGTTTTATCCCATTTTCTCTCATTTCGCCTTCCACCCTAACAAAAGAGaaaacctttctctctctaaattctttctctctctcctagggtGGCTCCAATTCAGGTAGAGTTTGGTGGAGAGGAGCAGCTTGGAGGTCAagccatcatcttcttcattctAAGCTTGGGAAAAAGCTTGagttgaggtgagcttcatagCTTTTTATGAAGATGTTGGTTAGGGTTTGGTGTAATCCCTTTTAATTGAGTTGTATTGGAACCCTAGGTGATCCTCAGCTAgattattgcatgaatcaagAGATATTAtgtgtattcttgcaataatGGTTTTTTAGGGTTTCAAGTGTGGGTTTGTGGATATGATGGGGTTTGATATAAATTGACCAATTGCAAACCTAATTAAAGGTAAAACCGACATGGTGGGCAACTCAAATTGCAGTTCTTACGAGGGTGTGACGAGTCGTTGAAGAAAAGTACAGTTTTCGATTCGTTTGCGTGGGGTCGAGCCGAAACGCTGTTCATAAATCGCGAGGCTTGAGTTCTCGCATCttggcatcaccaagaggtggggggtgctataaggaagtgaattctcaaaatacaagagttgaacttcgtttagaatcgactgACTGTCGATTGGGTACACTTCTAAAAGGCCGAAGGcatcaaaaacccaaaaagtgcattggcgaGGGCCTCGGAGAGCAAGATGtgaaaaatctataattttgcagattttgctctcggggaccggtccctcccaccaaggagggaccggttcccgtaagcagaAAGTGCTGCAGAAAAGTTCTACGCTCGATATTACTCTCGAGGTCCGGTCCCTCgggaggggaccggtccttgaaggtccggtccctcaggcgaggacctgtccccgtacgcgtagaatAGGAGGCAGAGTCCTCTGCCTGCgagagttgctctcggggaccgatctctccagggacagaccggtccccgtagcccgaaactGCCCAGGCTAGGGCAGTGTGTAACTTGGAAAGTGAGAGGTGTTTTGTGCAAATGTGCACTTGTGAAGGGGTATAGAGGGGAAGTGAGCcctcttcttctcatttcttTCCCAACCTTACCCCTaactccttctctctctctaaactcctttctctctctttagaaggagaagaaggaggtggatttggtggagaacaAGATCAAGGAAAGGAttagcatcttcttcttcctcctctccaccatgagagcaagctttttgaggtaagctttgagagCTTTCATGGTAGATCCCTCTAGATGGATTTTTACcttctagaattggttttgttggaaccctagctTGCCAAATAGAAGGTTTATACTTGAATCCAGGGATTTGAGATGGGGTTTTTGCaagttgtaaacctagggctccaaattgggatttttggaaatggaaggtttgatctaaattgatcatataTAAACCTTATTACTAGGTATCTAAACGCGTTGGAAAGGTtggatcgtcgattcgtcgagccggtgcgaagatatcgccgaaacaAGTGTTCGTGGCTTCGTATTGACTCGAAGAGTCGAAGCGGCGACCAAGGATCACGAAATCAAGTTCCTAGCGTCGCTACGTCgcctaaaggtggggggtgtcatcccgaagcaactgggctcctccctatgtctaagtacttatatgttgatcatattccATATGTGTATATCATGCATACTAGGGTGATTAGATGTTGCATttactattcttgcatgctccTTATAGTGTGGTGTAGTAGGCCTGACAAGTAAGATAGGGTGCATGAGGATGAGttttgtgacatagaaccctatagagataagttaaataataacttgatcttgcatTGATGATATATGACTAGTATAGTCGAGACATTGCatcatgacgagtggcatttgaaccaagtaaacaacttgacgagtggcattaggaATTAGTGTTAAAAGAACACTAGTGACATGATGGAATTAGGGGATAGATGAGTCTCCCTACTTGACACCTTGCATGAGATCGGTGTCCATGATAGTGTTGACCCTAGAGATAGGGTATCCTTAGTGgacgaggattggattatactcacatagtctgttcagcgcttgtggcggtcgctccgcacaaatagtgcgctccggagtttggcacgtgtatgattgggatagcctatttggggtcccaagggatagGCTATTTGGGGTCCTGCAGATGATCCCTCGGGTTGTTCGAGTCCCCCATCATAGacggatttgagatgtgagtcgagaGCGTGCCTATGGGCCAGCCAGaggattgggtaataaactcaTGAGAATTATGTGCATTGAGCATATTGAGCTAGTAGAGTTGCATCCATACTTGATGTTGGTACTATAGCATGTCATTGATTGCATGGCTATCTTGTTCATTCCTGAATTtcaaggcatagtagtatagtgaAATTCTATCAATATGCATCAGCATTactttcagatatctatctatctatctatctgctcatgcttgcttagacctagtggggagatcggcggagtcggcggccgaacccactgggaactatgtaTAATAGTTCTCATcctactttgttgcagggccgagctcGAGTATATCCTGGCGAGGACCGTGATAAGGGCATGCGCCCTAGCTTAGTAGCAGCTAccctatgcattagagtaccgaTGTACCCGAGAGTTGGGATGTATTTTGAGGGAGTtgcttatgtattttggatgaaccttgtatatattcattttggagAGTTACAAACGTAAACCAAATGTAAATGAatggttgaatggatgtaatagctagatgtatctctctttattcacttgtattgtatacttgtatcttgctcttacttgttagcaCTAGTAGTGCTCCGTGCTTATCATGTATGTAATTGAATTGTTCCTGGGCAATTCTATGTACATGATTCTGTTGtcaagccttgggcggacaggggaagtgCTGTCCGTccctgtccgtccggcgtctgttcgacgcgcccgaacaggaccaaattggtagcggtctcggggcatgacagttgctatccgaagcaatcggatttccttttatgtctaagttgtTATTGTTGAGCATATATGTTCATATGTTgattatcatgcattataggatatgtGATTAAATATAATTCAATTCCTGGCATGCTTCCATGGTAGAATAGAAATCGTGAGTTGAATACATGATTTAGcggatgcatgaggattggatctTAACATAGAATCTTATAGTACCAAGAACAAGTGATGAACTTGAACAATTTAATGACATAAAAAGAGTGGCATGTGAAACTAGTGTAGTGGTGACACTTATGACATGAATATTGGGATAGGTGAATTCCCGAGTATATTGTTATCTCTAGTTGGTAGGgaatcctcgagttgagagaaATAGTGTAGTGGTGACACTTATGACATGAATATTGGGATCGGTGAAATCCCGAGTATATTGTTATCCCTAGTTGGTCAGGTATCCTCGAGCTGAGAGAATTAGATCATACTCACGTAGTCTGTTCtagcttggcggtggtcgctccacccgaGCAGTGAGcttcggagttgtcacacgatggGTTAACGTACTTACCGAGCAGACGGTCTCGAGTGTGCATAGCGCAgagtctcctcacctatgggatttggttgtgagttgggGCTTAACCTCTTAGGGTTAGCCAAGATGATTGGGTGACAAGTATATGAATAGCATGAATTATGAGCATAGTAGAGCCTTCATTCATATCgtattgttgaggcatagtagcatgatagcaGATTTCATTACTATGTTAGCAAATTTCAATACTCTATTTATatctctacttatgcctgcttagacctagtgaaaaaaTCGGCAGAGtaggcggccgaacccactagaaactttTGTTAGTTCTCGTCCCattttgttgcagggcctagcacgAGCGGACAGGCTAAGGATcatggtaagggcatagcgccatAGTTAGTAGCTTCCTTTTCCATTAGAGTACCATGTGTATATGAGAGACTTGATGTATATTGAGTGATGTTACTTTTGGAGAGTTGTATATGTATCATGAGATGAAACTTGTATAACAAATGTATGTATTTTGGTGGTTAAATGAAAgtgaatgtaatagctagtactctctcttgctctcgctTGTATCATACTCACATGATTCATGTATGTTGACTATATTTACCTGAGCAACTAAATGTACACGATTGATGTTTATTGAGCCTTGGGCTGACatgggaggttctgtccgttcggcgtctgttgggcgtacccgaaccgaccaaattggcggttgcggggcgtgGCAGATTAAGTGGTATCAAAGCATATAAAGA encodes:
- the LOC109713082 gene encoding ubiquitin-like protein-NEDD8-like protein RUB3; translation: MDCEEEEVAAGSELYVDGDMEIFVKTLTGKIMTFEVDGSVKVLDVAVAIEEADGIPIDQVRLIFRGRQMREEKTLAECGVEDRSLIHLILRFRGGGGCHIEHRKILSRKKIKMTDQPSIIWEKNYDITLLDLMVKHTLNGGKKGQDFKENVWHDIMAKFIKATGLRCNINDLEKRLKFYKNEYQIVSNLRKHPKFSWDDKTHLVIATDAEWNEYIMENRGAKLYRKRQISYFDQLEIICSS